ATCTGAATGTATAGCGACTAAACCACTTTTTTTGCTTGTGAAAGCCCTCAAGAATCTTGATGGGTCTAATGAGGTAAACGTAGTAGTTAGCCCCATCGAGTCTACGCCAGATATGATTCCAATTTCTTGAAGGAAAAGTAGGTTGGTGAAGTGTAACCCCTTATCGGCCATCATTTTGTCAATGGTATCGGATTCATTTCCAAGCCCTCTAGGGTCGACAACACCTTTTAGAATTCGACCATCAATTATGAACTCACCTAGTTTACTGATCAGCTCTGCCTCACTCTTTGACAGGCTTTTGAGTAAGTCTAGTGTGCGTAGAGAGAAAGTTCCCGGAGTGGTGACCTCCCCCGCAAGAACCTTAGCCCACAATGTTTGTAAGTAGTCATTACTTACTTTTTCAGCGTTTCCTGCCCAGCTAGTGAACCAGTCAGGATCTACAGGGTCATCATTCGCATCATACTTACCTGATTCAAGTTCTTGTTCTGCAAGCAAGACTGTCTTGGTGAGATTCACTTCTTCCTGCATCGCCTGAATCTGTTTACGAGTTTTGCTTTGTCTATCCAAATTTTCCAAATTCAGGTATGGCTCAACTTTACTACCATTCTGAACTTCAACTAACTGTTCTATAACTGTTTCGGAGTTTACTGTAATCAGTCTACGATCTTCTGTATATTGCAATTTACCTGCTTTGATATCAGCGATCTGTTGCTCTGTCTGTGCGAGCATGAGTAGTTCATCACGTTTGGCGTCGACCTCAGCTTTACCTACTCTCTTGATTTGTTTAGGGGCAAAAATACCCCCAACACTATCGGATACTAAATCACCCAATTTTATTAATGCTTTTTCACCAGGCCAACCCATGCACGCACCTCATTTACAATATAAGACTATGATTAGATATAACTTTAACATGGTTTCGTGAAAGGGGAAGTGAACAAGGTTTGATTGTGCTGATGTTGATAATTACCCCCATATCCTCATCAACCCTGTCGTACTCTACCAACCCCATCATCCCCATCAACCCCGTCATCGACGTCAGAGAAATCTTGCGGATAATCAGGTGATGTGATTTTGCTGGTGGATTTCAGAGTGATTCGGGGCAGGTTTACTATGTTGAATACAGGACTGAAGCTTGGCTCATAATCGTTCGGTCCCCAGTTCAAATCTGGGAGGGGCCACCAAATTCCGATAAGGCTCATGAAGAAATTCATGGGCCTTTATCTTTTCTAGTCCTTTCCATATCCGGTCTTCGATTACTTCCTGTAAGCACGATTCCATTAGCGCCAGTGAAACACTCCACCTAATCACCACAGAACCCGTAAATCTATCTCAGGCTGATATCAACCATCAGTAAGCTCTCTCATCTGTACAGCACGACTCTGCGCTAGATACATACCACTCAACACCAGAACAGAACTCCAGAAAAACTTCCCGACTAAACCAACAAAAATATAACCAACATTCCGTTCCATTAGATGAAGTTAATTTATATAGATATAAATGAGAGACCTAAATGGAGTTCTAGCTGAGATCAGTCAGGAGACTCAGCACCGAAGATTAGAACCAAATGACTGTTGAACAATGATGACCAATTACCCTCAGTGGTAATTGGTCTGATATCTCTTAAGTGATTGAGGTTAGTAGTCAGTAGCAGTGAGCCTCAGAGCTAGAAACGAATGCTAATCACTGGACTGGTATTCATACTGGAATCGGTAATCTCAACGCTAGGAGTGGTTCTAGGGTGAATCTCGTATGAGTTAGGGGGAGAACTTGGGTTAGCGAATGGGTTGAGGGAATCAGATGGAAATCTAGCGTGAGAATGCCATCGACGGGGTTGATGGGGATGTCAGGGATGCCGGAGTTGGAAGGGTTAACAGGGTTACTAGGGTTGGTTCTGAAATAACTAATGAATCCGTTCGGCAACTTCCTCAACCCTATCAACCCTAGAATTGACTCAAAAGACAGGACTAGGACCGGAGCACCAGTACAATCATGAGCATTACCTAGTATGATATTCGCCAGAGTGTCGGGGTTGCATGGGTTGATGGGGTTAGAGAGGGACAATCTGGCTGGAATGTCCCAACGATCTAGGATTTTAGGTTGGTCTGGGGAGCTTAAATAGCATAGTTTCTCAAATATTCATAAGACCTAGCCAATTCATCAATTAACCCACCAACCAACTCTCGCCTATCATCAATGGCTTGATCTCTGCCTCTAGTGCCATGTGGAATCATCAGCTTGTAAGTTATTTGGTTGGGTAATAATTCATAGTAGTCATCTTCAGTAACAATATTAGCTAGTTTTATTAAGCTATTTCTCATATCTATTTGAGCATCTTGAACGCGATGGATACTGGATAGTGATCGGCTATATGCCCAATCATTAGAATCGTCAAAGTAGTCTTTTATTAAGTGGTAAGCGTTAGCCGGGAAGAAGTAACCTGCTTCTGAGCCTTCCTCAAACAACTCTTGCAAAGCAGGACTCAAGCTATCTAAATAGTTTCTAACCCTATAGCGATCATCGTCAGAAGCTGAAACACCTAAAACAGACTCTAGCTCGTGACTTTTTAGAGACCACACCACATCCTCGAGATCTGACGCTGTAAAGAGGTCAATCCTTACATTAGGGTAATCATCCTGCAACTCACCAATTGCTTTTTCTATTTCAGGTGGTAACCCTTTGTATTTATCATTAACCACAAAATAGTAAGCTTTTATTGGAGATATGGATTCCCAATATTCAACAAGCTTATCAAAGTCACCTTTTAGCTTATCAATCGCTCTCTGTGTTGACTTCTTTAGGTCTTCTGGGGCATAAACTTGGTAGTATGTCCCGGTGCCTTTCTGCCAGCCATCATTTCCCTTATCCCCATGACGACCATGAGCTTTGACTGGCCGAAAATTTCTATTGGCTAACTGCATGACCTCACTAAAGAAGTCTTCAAATGCGTTACCTTCTAATTTTAATATTTTCAGCTCCAACCGATCTCTAGAATGCCTTTCTATCATAAGTTCATAATTCCTCGTGCAAAGCTAGATATATCATCTAACCGTACATTCAATAAAAACAAATACATATTAACTTCATGATACTGATAATCATGGAGTTTAATATGATCAAAATTACAACTTTAGAAACTCTCTCAACCCTACCAATCACTACCACCCTACAAGAACAAGTCAAAGCCATACTCACAGAACCATTTCATGATGAAACGGAAACCCAACAGGCATGGGATGAACTGCAATGTGAACTCTGGTTCCTCACCTCAATAAATGACCTAAACGCTGTCGTCGTCGACGATATCGAACTACTGAAACGAGCCCTAACCTATACCGAATTCGAAGATGATCTAGATTACGGAGCTTCTATATCCCTAAGTATTGTCGAGGACAGTGGTAAGGGTATCTACCTACTGATGCCTAAGACACTCCGCACCGAATTTCACCAGCATTTCTCAATCAATGATGAGTAAGGAGGTATCTAATGCAATCTCGTAAATTCAAATTCAATAAACGCCAACTTGATTCACTACCGCCGACGCCGTCGACAAGTCGAAGTAAAGAAACTGAGTATACGGATGAGCTCTGTAGCGGCCTGAAAATAATTATCAACAGAAAAGGGAGACGTAGGTTCCTATTCAGGTACACCTATTTTGGTAAAAAAAAATCTGTTCAATTAGGCGAATATCCTGCGTTAGATATCAACACTGCTAGACAGATAGCTAATGACCACAAGCGAGAGATAGCACTGGGTAATGACCCCAAGGCAATGAGGGATGAAAAATCCAATGTACTAAGTTTTCAAGAATTTGCGGAGCTGCATTACCTGCCCTATGCCCGAATGAACAAACTCACCGCTAAGAATGATGTCGGTAACTTAAAGCTTCATTTCTACCCGAAATGGGGTAAGAAAAGTATCACCGATATCAACCAACAAGACATTCAAAAGCTACTCGATGGAGTCCTAGAAACAAGGAAGCCATCCACGGTAAATAGATTGCGTTCCCTAGCCCTTAGAATGTTCAGATTAGCAATGGAGTGGGGATTCGTGGACAAGAATCCGGGACAGTACATAAGGAAGCTTAAGGAGAACAACTTAAGAAACAGATTTCTGAATCGCAAAGAGGTTTCATCTTTCATTAAGGCATGTAATGAGGAACCCAATCGTACCCAAGGCAATGCTTTAAAATTCGCCCTGCTTACTGGGATGAGAATTGGTGAAATTACTAATTCTAAGTGGGATTGCCTTACCGTCGACGACGACGGCAATTGGAGCCTATTCCTACCGCATACAAAATCAGGGTTATCAAGGACGGTTTTACTCAATAATTTAGCTAAGGAGGTAATACATGACCAACGACGATTTCAGATACGTAAGAACCCCTATATCTTTGCCGGAGATGCACCCGGTAGACCTATCGCACACCCGAAGAAGGCATTCGCCCGAATCAAGAAAGCAGCGGGGATCTATGATGATTTCCGTATACACGACCTCAGGCACTCATTCGCTTCAATTTTAATCAATAGTGGTAACGCTACGCTCTATGATGTTCAGCATCTACTTGGGCACCAGAGCCCTCAAACTTCGACTAGGTATGCTCATTTGGCTAGTTCTAGATTGAGGGAGGTAAGTGCTAATGTGTCAGAGTTGGTGGGGGATGTGAGCCATTAATGTAATATAGCCAGTGGGCTGATGGTTGTTTTGCTAAGAACTTTGACTCAATATTGCTTATTGTATAATAAGCAATATTGGGAAATTACCAGTTACCAGTTACCAGTTTTTCTTAGTTCATCTCTTTGCGTATCGACTTTAACCCTAAGATCTTCTATCGATTTACCCAAATCTTCATGATTATTTGCTTTAGAGTAACTCAGCATTTTCAAGTTCATAGTAGCTTCAATGACACCGATTTGGTCTTTATGTAAATCGCCTCTGGGAGTTAACATATAGTGAGGTTTGTAACTACCATGCTTGAAAAAGGTATCTTCAAGTAGAAGCCTGATATCAGGGTCATTAACACCACATCCAATAAATATAAATGTGTGTGTCAGAGATAATGCTTGGAGAATATCATAGAAACTTTCATATTTTGAACGAGCCTCTGCATACTCTTTTCTTGTGAATATTAGTTTTTCAGGTGTATCAATAGTCCCATGAGCTTTAATTATAACTCGACCATCTTCTCTTATTGCAGATTGAATATCATTATCATAATGATTTTTTATTATTACAGAACCGTTCGTCTGCGCCGTAGCGTATGAGTCATATATTTTGTCAAAGTTTGGCGAGATAACTAACCTAGAATCTAACTTAAAAATATTACTATGCATTGGGGCTGGGTTATATGATGGTTTTAAATATTCCTCCCTAAGGAGTTTTATAAACTTCTCTCTGCCCAGTTTGTTTTTTATAATTTCACAAGCGGTAAGGTAATCATTTTCTTTCAAGAGTTTCTTGATATGAGCTTTAGGACTATCAACTTTTTCAAGCATCTCTGTTAGTAGTGTGAACCAAGTTTTAGGCCTTTGACCTGCGTCGTTAACGCTATTTCTTGATACTCCAGAACCAATATAAATAACACACTTTCTTCTGGCCAGTTCTCCAATGATATCATCAGGCCAAGTTATCATGACTACTCTCCATGTTTTTAATAATGTTTATAGCTATATTATTAAATATATCTTTCGACTCTTTAACCATCGTAAAATGGGCTCCAACCACACCGTCGCTAGATTTCAACTTGAAGATAGGGCAATTAGCGGATTGAGACAAAGGGACTAAACTGTGAAGATTCTGAATCTCACCTAAACGATATTTATCTATGTCAACAACCTTCTCGGAAACTAAATGTTTCTTTATTAGTGACGGTATTTTCTTGTTTATTTTTTCGTACGCATTAACTGGGCGCTTTTTACCTGAAACAGTCTTTGCTGTATATTGTTGGACGGCAAACCCAAGAAAATCAAGCGTCCAATTTATTTTGTGGCCATCAATCATAAAATCTTCGTCTTCTTCATCTCTATGAAAGTCTAAGCTTTTCTTAATAGAGTTTTTCCATTTCTTAAGAGATATTGAAATGTTTTCGATGGCGGAAAGACTAAATACATCAACACTCATTGGAACTAGATAGTAATCAGCTGAAATTAGAATTGAGCGATTGAGAGCACCTAAAGACGGGCCTACATCAAAGAAAATAAAATCATATGTATCTTCATACTTCAATAAAAGGTCTTTCATAACAAAACTGGTTTGTAGCCCTCTAGCGTCTCCAGAGATTGCAGATTTCCAATCAGAGGCCAAGAGATCTTCGCTTAAAGCTAATTTAGGGTCACCAGGAATTATGTCAAAGCAAAATCTAGGTGATGTTACAGGTGATATTGGATCCTTTAAAAAACCCTTACCTTTTTTTAATGGTTCAATAAAAGATTCAATCGTATCTCTTTTAACTTTTGATAATAGGTCTTCTACTTTTTGCTCATTTAAGCAATATGTCGTGGTGTTACACTGTGGATCAGCATCAACAACTAGTACTTTCTTTCCATGTTCGATTGCTAATACAGATGCTACATTACAAAGAAGAGTTGTTTTACCTACTCCTCCTTTATTGTTAAAAAATACGATACTTTTCATACAACCTTTACCCTTCAAATTGATTGATCTATCAGTAACCTGTTGATTATTAAACTACAATATCACACACTCTGAAGAGCTTCATTAAATAACCACAAACTGAAATTTTTCCATTCCCGATAGTTCAAAGCGACCTGTAGATAGTAAGTTTCTACATGGTTTGCCACGTACATCTAGGTCAGGACAAGAAATATTTGGCCAAGTACCTGATTGAAAAATTTAATTTCCCTCAAAACTCCCTATCGCCCCAACCTAAAATCCTAGATCGTTGGGACATTCCAGCCAGATTGTCCCTCTCTAACCCCATCAACCCATGCAACCCCGACACTCTGGCGAATATCATACTAGGTAATGCTCATGATTGTACTGGTGCTCCGGTCCTAGTCCTGTCTTTTGAGTCAATTCTAGGGTTGATAGGGTTGAGGAAGTTGCCGAACGGATTCATTAGTTATTTCAGAACCAACCCTAGTAACCCTGTTAACCCTTCCAACTCCGGCATCCCTGACATCCCCATCAACCCCGTCGATGGCATTCTCACGCTAGATTTCCATCTGATTCCCTCAACCCATTCGCTAACCCAAGTTCTCCCCCTAACTCATACGAGATTCACCCTAGAACCACTCCTAGCGTTGAGATTACCGATTCCAGTATGAATACCAGTCCAGTGATTAGCATTCGTTTCTAGCTCTGAGGCTCACTGCTACTGACTACTAACCTCAATCACTTAAGAGATATCAGACCAATTACCACGGAGGGTAATTGGTCATCATTGTTCAACAGTCATCTGGTTCTAATCTTCGGTGCTGAGTCTCCTGACTGATATCAGCTAGAACTCCATTTAGGTATCTCATTTATATCTATATAAATTACTGAACCTAATGGAACTGAATGTTGGTTATATTTTTGTTGGTTTAGTTGGGAAGTTTTTCTGGGGTTCTATTCTGGTGTTGAGTGGTATGTATCTAGCGCAGAGTCGTGCTGTACAGATGAGAGAGCTTACTGATGGTTGATATCAGCCTGAGATAGATTTACGGGTTCTGTGGTGATTAGGTGGAGTGTTTCACTGGCGCTAATGGAATCGTGCTTACAGGAAGTATTTGAAGACCGGATATGGAAAGGACTAGAAAAGATAAAGGCCCATGAATTTCTTCATGAGCCTTATCGGAATTTGGTGGCCCCTCCCAGATTTGAACTGGGGACCGAACGATTATGAGTCGTGCGCTCTAACCACTGAGCTAAGGGGCCGTAGGGCATAGATTATAGGGGAAGCATTCATTGGTGTCTAGACACTATGAGGGGCAATTCCGCTTACATCTTAGCCACTTAAATCATACAGGCACAAAAAAGGTGAGCCAACGCTCACCTTTTTTATTTTATGCTTAAAAGCTAACCACACTAAAGCGTGTAATTACTCGTCCAAGAAGCTACGCAGAGTTTCTGAGCGGCTTGGGTGACGAAGTTTACGCAGTGCTTTTGCTTCGATCTGACGGATACGTTCACGAGTTACGTCGAACTGCTTACCAACCTCTTCAAGAGTGTGGTCAGTATTCATGTCGATACCGAAACGCATACGCAGTACTTTCGCTTCACGAGGAGTTAGGCCAGCAAGAACGTCTTTAGTTGCGCCGCGCAGGCTTGTTGCCGTTGCAGAGTCTAAAGGCAGTTCTAGCGTTGTATCCTCGATGAAATCACCTAGATGCGAATCTTCGTCGTCACCGATTGGTGTCTCCATTGAGATAGGCTCTTTAGCGATTTTCAGTACTTTACGGATCTTGTCTTCAGGCATTTGCATGCGCTCAGCCAACTCTTCCGGAAGCGGTTCACGACCCATCTCTTGTAGCATTTGACGAGAGATACGGTTTAGTTTGTTGATCGTTTCGATCATGTGAACCGGAATACGGATAGTACGAGCTTGGTCGGCAATCGAACGAGTGATTGCTTGACGGATCCACCACGTAGCGTACGTAGAGAACTTGTAACCACGACGGTATTCAAACTTATCTACCGCTTTCATCAGACCGATGTTACCTTCTTGGATTAGATCCAGGAATTGTAGACCACGGTTTGTGTACTTCTTAGCAATCGAGATTACTAGACGTAAGTTCGCTTCAACCATCTCTTTCTTAGCACGACGAGCTTTCGCTTCACCGATAGACATACGACGGCTGATATCTTTAATGCTTTGAACAGTAAGAGACGTTTCACGTTCGATGATATCCAGCTTTTGGATAGAACGACGGATGTCGTGTTCGTTACGTTTGATCTTTTCTGCGTATGGCTTGTCTGAAGCAAGAACTTCGTCCAGCCATGCTTCGCTAGATTCATTGCCAGTAAATAGAGCAATGAAAGATTTCTTCGGCATTTTGCCGTACTCAACCGTTTGACGCATGATTAGGCGTTCTTGAGTACGTACGCGATCCATTGAAGTACGCAGTTCGTTTACTAGGTAATCGAACTGTTTTGGCGTTAGACGGAATTCTTTGAACACGTCTTGCATCATTGTTGTTGCAAGCGTTGCTTTCGGGCTTTCGTGGCCGTATTCATTGATTGCTAGTTGACGGTTTTGGTAGCTAGTGCGAAGTGCTGTGAACTTCTCAAGAGCAAGCTCAGGATCAATACCTGTATCTTCCTCTTCTTCTTCCTCGTCGTCTTCTGCTTCTTCTTTGTCTTCGTCTTCTAGATCAGTTTTAGCAAGTTCTGAACCGATGTGAGTCGCCGTTGGCGCAGCTGTGCCATCGTCGTCTGGGTCAACAAAGCCATTGATTAGATCTGTTAAACGAATCTCTTCAGCGAGTACGCGGTCAAACTGTTCCAAGATGTATGGAATAGTGCCTGGGTACTCAGCTACAGATAATTGAACAGTATTGATACCATCTTCAATACGCTTCGCAATGTCGATTTCGCCTTCACGAGTCAGTAGTTCAACTGTACCCATTTCACGCATGTACATACGAACTGGGTCAGTTGTACGGCCAATCTCGCTTTCTACGCTTGAAAGCGCAGCAGCAGCAGCTTCAGCTGCATCTTCATCTATATTGGCATCGTCATCATTAAGTGCTAGATCATCAGCGTCAGGTGCAGTTTCTACTACCTTGATACCCATGTCGTTGATCATTTGAATGATGTCTTCTACCTGTTCAGAATCCACGATTTCTGCAGGTAGGTGGTCGTTTACTTCGGCGTAGGTCAGATAGCCTTGTTCCTTGCCTTTAATAACAAGTAATTTAAGCTGTGACTGCGGATTTTGATCCATAGATGATATCCAACTTCAGGTCTGGTGAAGGACGTTGCATTCTCAAATGCAAACCAATTATGTTAACAAATTTATTAAATGCTGACTAATCAAACAGGGTTACGCTTTTAGATCTAGCATTAAAGCTAGTAGCTCCCTTTTTTCTTCGGCTGATAAACCGACACTTCTTGCTTTGGCCTGCAGGTTTTCAATTTGTTTTTCAACGCACTGGGCAAGGATATTGTCCAATGAGTCTAAAAATATGTCTTCTTGATTGTCTTCGTCGAGGGGGATTTCCCAGCTCGCGAGACGAGACAGAAGCGCCTCATGTTTATT
Above is a window of Vibrio atlanticus DNA encoding:
- a CDS encoding SIR2 family protein, yielding MITWPDDIIGELARRKCVIYIGSGVSRNSVNDAGQRPKTWFTLLTEMLEKVDSPKAHIKKLLKENDYLTACEIIKNKLGREKFIKLLREEYLKPSYNPAPMHSNIFKLDSRLVISPNFDKIYDSYATAQTNGSVIIKNHYDNDIQSAIREDGRVIIKAHGTIDTPEKLIFTRKEYAEARSKYESFYDILQALSLTHTFIFIGCGVNDPDIRLLLEDTFFKHGSYKPHYMLTPRGDLHKDQIGVIEATMNLKMLSYSKANNHEDLGKSIEDLRVKVDTQRDELRKTGNW
- the rpoD gene encoding RNA polymerase sigma factor RpoD — translated: MDQNPQSQLKLLVIKGKEQGYLTYAEVNDHLPAEIVDSEQVEDIIQMINDMGIKVVETAPDADDLALNDDDANIDEDAAEAAAAALSSVESEIGRTTDPVRMYMREMGTVELLTREGEIDIAKRIEDGINTVQLSVAEYPGTIPYILEQFDRVLAEEIRLTDLINGFVDPDDDGTAAPTATHIGSELAKTDLEDEDKEEAEDDEEEEEEDTGIDPELALEKFTALRTSYQNRQLAINEYGHESPKATLATTMMQDVFKEFRLTPKQFDYLVNELRTSMDRVRTQERLIMRQTVEYGKMPKKSFIALFTGNESSEAWLDEVLASDKPYAEKIKRNEHDIRRSIQKLDIIERETSLTVQSIKDISRRMSIGEAKARRAKKEMVEANLRLVISIAKKYTNRGLQFLDLIQEGNIGLMKAVDKFEYRRGYKFSTYATWWIRQAITRSIADQARTIRIPVHMIETINKLNRISRQMLQEMGREPLPEELAERMQMPEDKIRKVLKIAKEPISMETPIGDDEDSHLGDFIEDTTLELPLDSATATSLRGATKDVLAGLTPREAKVLRMRFGIDMNTDHTLEEVGKQFDVTRERIRQIEAKALRKLRHPSRSETLRSFLDE
- a CDS encoding tyrosine-type recombinase/integrase; amino-acid sequence: MQSRKFKFNKRQLDSLPPTPSTSRSKETEYTDELCSGLKIIINRKGRRRFLFRYTYFGKKKSVQLGEYPALDINTARQIANDHKREIALGNDPKAMRDEKSNVLSFQEFAELHYLPYARMNKLTAKNDVGNLKLHFYPKWGKKSITDINQQDIQKLLDGVLETRKPSTVNRLRSLALRMFRLAMEWGFVDKNPGQYIRKLKENNLRNRFLNRKEVSSFIKACNEEPNRTQGNALKFALLTGMRIGEITNSKWDCLTVDDDGNWSLFLPHTKSGLSRTVLLNNLAKEVIHDQRRFQIRKNPYIFAGDAPGRPIAHPKKAFARIKKAAGIYDDFRIHDLRHSFASILINSGNATLYDVQHLLGHQSPQTSTRYAHLASSRLREVSANVSELVGDVSH
- a CDS encoding DUF2806 domain-containing protein — protein: MGWPGEKALIKLGDLVSDSVGGIFAPKQIKRVGKAEVDAKRDELLMLAQTEQQIADIKAGKLQYTEDRRLITVNSETVIEQLVEVQNGSKVEPYLNLENLDRQSKTRKQIQAMQEEVNLTKTVLLAEQELESGKYDANDDPVDPDWFTSWAGNAEKVSNDYLQTLWAKVLAGEVTTPGTFSLRTLDLLKSLSKSEAELISKLGEFIIDGRILKGVVDPRGLGNESDTIDKMMADKGLHFTNLLFLQEIGIISGVDSMGLTTTFTSLDPSRFLRAFTSKKSGLVAIHSDPKKKIEFHVLLSSQLGREVFKLADFETDEEYLKTIAQDIANAGFDVQIGDWQQVDETSGNLLNPKAVPANNSKQPT
- a CDS encoding ParA family protein; its protein translation is MKSIVFFNNKGGVGKTTLLCNVASVLAIEHGKKVLVVDADPQCNTTTYCLNEQKVEDLLSKVKRDTIESFIEPLKKGKGFLKDPISPVTSPRFCFDIIPGDPKLALSEDLLASDWKSAISGDARGLQTSFVMKDLLLKYEDTYDFIFFDVGPSLGALNRSILISADYYLVPMSVDVFSLSAIENISISLKKWKNSIKKSLDFHRDEEDEDFMIDGHKINWTLDFLGFAVQQYTAKTVSGKKRPVNAYEKINKKIPSLIKKHLVSEKVVDIDKYRLGEIQNLHSLVPLSQSANCPIFKLKSSDGVVGAHFTMVKESKDIFNNIAINIIKNMESSHDNLA